The Fibrobacter sp. genome includes a region encoding these proteins:
- the folK gene encoding 2-amino-4-hydroxy-6-hydroxymethyldihydropteridine diphosphokinase — protein MALSLGSNLGDRGENISRMESFLEGFLGGPILKSSLMETEPLGVEDQNWFFNRIISGNYNREPLDLLSAVEKIEREMGRDRKGLLKPRTADIDILIFGEMVIKTERLTIPHRGVLERRFCLEGLNQIVPDWEFPGSGKKIRWFFENMDRDIRKQKIRFIQN, from the coding sequence GTGGCCTTGAGTCTTGGGAGTAATCTGGGAGACAGGGGAGAGAATATCAGCAGGATGGAGTCCTTTCTGGAGGGTTTTTTAGGGGGGCCAATTCTCAAGTCCTCTTTAATGGAAACAGAGCCTCTTGGGGTGGAGGACCAAAACTGGTTTTTTAACCGGATAATCAGTGGTAATTATAACAGAGAGCCTCTGGATCTTTTGTCAGCAGTTGAGAAAATTGAAAGAGAAATGGGAAGGGACAGAAAGGGGCTTCTCAAACCCAGGACAGCCGATATAGATATCCTGATATTCGGGGAGATGGTGATTAAAACAGAGCGGCTTACGATTCCCCACAGAGGAGTTTTAGAGAGAAGGTTCTGTCTTGAAGGATTGAATCAGATAGTGCCTGACTGGGAGTTTCCAGGCAGCGGGAAAAAGATCAGATGGTTTTTTGAGAATATGGACAGAGATATAAGGAAACAGAAGATAAGGTTTATCCAGAACTGA